Sequence from the Myxocyprinus asiaticus isolate MX2 ecotype Aquarium Trade chromosome 44, UBuf_Myxa_2, whole genome shotgun sequence genome:
ACTCAGCGTGCAATGATGATGCGTCAGAAATCTATGGGTGAGTTTAAATGCTGCAGTGttgattaaatgaatagttcacccaaaaattctgtcatattttactcaccattatgtcagATCCAAGCTTctatttttcaatacaatggtagTTGATTGTGACTCACTTTCAAGtttataaaagtatcataaaattattTCATGGCCATTGATTTGAAGTTGTTTTACTTGTCTTATCTGTCCAAAGTAGTGACTGAAGAAGAGAGGGTACATCTGCATCCTGCTATGAAGTTGTCCCGCAGCCTTTCTGTGCCAGGACCAGAGGATATACCCCCTCCACCAGACACCTCAGCGCCTGAGCCGCCCCTGTCTGCCGGTGGCCACACAGACAGGAGAGCAGCACCAACACATTTTTATGGTGTCCCACCTCTGCCTCCATCACACAATCCATCTCACAGCCAGACACAGCACAGAGTCCAGCCCAACAGCAGGGTAAGAGCTTGCTACTTTCGGCAAATGTCCTAAGAAGTGATAACTGTAGGGCTTTTAACACTATGCTAAACTAGAGACTGTATAGAATGAGATGGGTCTCTGGTCACTTATGAATGGGAGTAATCGTAGGGATGAATATGGGGGCTCTTGGAATGGAAGTTCCGCCTTACAGTCAAAAGAGCCAAACACCTTTTTCATAAAGATGTTGCCTCTCATTTTTATTGAGAATGTGCATACACATTAGCTGGACAAGcctcaaaaataattttctttagcATCATCTGAGCCAAaagaacacaatttatgataagaAGTGTTGTCAgactttattgctgatttgaaagtTATTTGCttgtaatcttgacaaaccgttttggagatttctgtcttttcccattCCAGTAGATAAGAGCTGAACTTGTATCCAATATCTGTACCTGTGTAGAAAATAGGTTACTGCAAGCTGCCCGGAGGTGTTACTAACATGGACACCGAGTGACTTAAACCCTTGGCTCAACCCTGGGTTAACATAATTTTTAACCACAGGTTAAGGCTAATTTTAATCATGGATTAAGCAGCGTTTCACATATATAATATCCAAAAGGGGTTAGCACCACTTTCAACCCTGGGTTATGAAACTTTTTGGTGCTAACCCTGGATTGCGAAGCCAAACTGAACGGCAATATGCATTTAAGCACATTAACCCAGGTTTACCTACATACAGTGTGAGATCTCATTACCAGAATACCCAAGATTAATTACTAAACCAAAGTATGAATAgtataaaaccatggttttaaccCTGCTAAAAAATCCATCTTAACCAGcttgcaattcccatgctggtctaagctgctTAAtgttggttagtgctggtttggtgctggtctagctggtggatcagcatagccatgcttttcaccatcaAAACCCAGCTGGTGaagttggttgaccagcatggtctttcaggTGTAGCTAGTTTAGCTAATTAAAAAGCCTGGCAGGGTCAGCAGCACACCACCATGtcatgctgggggaccagcacacTCAACATTAGCTGGCGACCAGCAATGCTGGATTTTTTAGCCGGGAAATGACTCAATTTCAAGTGTGAATTAGATTTTTCATATCAGATTTTAGTTCTTTATTGTCAGGTGCGAGATTTGCTACCATGATATATTTATTGAAATGTTTCGTTATAGGTGGAAACTGATACCAGCAAGAAGGGCGGAGCAAGAATTGGTGGCCTGAGGCATGGCTATAGCAATGCCGTGCCTCCCTCTGATGTAGGTGCCAAGCAGTCCACCACACAGCGGAACCAAGGGCCAGTGGTCGTCAAGATCGCAGGTCGGCAGGTTGGGAAGGGGCTGTTGGTGAAACAACGCAAGGTGGAGGAGACTACAAGCAGTGTTGATAAAAGTTCCATTTCAATCCCAACGATTATTGTTAAAGCGCCATCTACCAGCAGCTCTGGGCATAGCAGTCGTGCAAGCAGTGAGGACACAGAGCCTCCTCCTGAGCTTAACAAAGAGCAGGAGGAGGGTAAGCCTCCAAACTCAGTGACTACTCCTACACCCACTCCACCTCAACCACCCAATAAACCGACAAAACTGGAATCTTTAGGTAGGAGCACAGCACAGCGTGAACGCGAGCATTACCGTGATTCCCGTCAGAGAAGCGCCTCTTTCTTCTATTCTTCTGAGGAGGACATGTTAGATGAGCAGGAGTCTACTGAGACTTCAGCCGAGACTAGCTCCTCTGTTCGTTTGAACCGTTCCAAATCTATCGATGAGGGCTTAATCTCTGGTGATGCCTTAAGCATGCCACCTGCATTtgggttgccacagtatgcatcaGCTACATCTCATCAGGCCACTACTTTCATCCACCCGTTGACAGGAAAAGTTCTAGACCCAACAAGCCCTCTTGGACTAGCGCTGGCAGCAAGGGAACGAGCGCTGAAAGATGACCGTCATACACATAAAGAGGAACGACACTTTGGTCGGCAGCTGTCAAGCACTGGAGTCTTTCCTTCCGCCATCTCCCCACCCAAACAGGAGCCAGTTCCTCCCTTCTATAACTACCAATCACAAACCTCACTCTACCTAAGTGACGCACCTCCAACATCAGGTGGGCCGGTACCCCAGAGTCGCCCCCAGTCTCCTCGGATGTTGCGACTGAGTGGTGGTGGGATGGAAAGTCTGGAGTGGAACGAAAAGAATGTAGCGGATAGAGACGAAAGAGGGGCTACCAAGGTGCGGTTCACCGAAAATCAAGTGAATCAGTACCAGACTCACCTTCAAGACAGGGACAACAGAACAAATCAGtaccaaacttacctgtttgacagagagagagaagggcaCAAGAGGATACCACCCAAGCCCCCGCCCCGCAGGCCATCCTTTCCAGGCAAGGAAAGTGAACTCAGCAGAGCTGGTAAAAGTCCTACTAGCAATGCCCAGGAGACAGACAGGGCAGGACAGAAGACGGGAGACAGGGAAAGAGAGAGCGGAATGGAGAGGGAGGTAGAGAAAGATCTAAAGAGAGGAGGAAATCTAGGAGATGGAGATGTAATGGTACTTCCACCTCCAGCACCTTCTGTGGATGTGGACGATGAGCTTGTGTTTGCAGAGCCTCTACCACCCCCAATCCAATTTGCCAACGGAATAGAAATCGACATGCACGGAATGATAGAATATAGTCAAAAGCATATGGAGGTGTCAGGATCGCAGTCACTCAAGGAGTCCCTGCAAATGCTGCCCAAACCCTTGCAAGACTCCATGTCCCTGCCAGTCAACACTAATGCTGACTCTCAGCAGACACTGATCCATCCTTCTGCAGTTGTACATCCATTTATTTTCCCACCGAATCCTCTGATACACCCTCCCCAGCTGTGTCCCAAAATACCAACCCCAAATCCACCTCAATCCCAACTCCCAGTTTATTCCCAACCTCCACAACATCTGAACACCATCCAACCACAACCTTTACCTTCGCCACAAGCGGGAGACTCTGCCACATCTAGTATTACATCTTATGACAGTGAGGTGGCCAATCTTACTCAGTCTGCTCTTTCCCCATCTCTTCCTTCTCTGCAAACCTTCCCGTCTTCCAGTTTGCCATCTGCCCCTCTGCATCAGACTCTCCCACTTTTCTACCCACCGCAAGGCCACAGCAATGTGTCCCTTTCATATCAAACCTTGGCTGCAACTGCAGCTGTAGTAACTGTCACCACAACAATGCCTTTGGAAAGCTTGTCATCAGTTGCAGTTGCAGGTGACCGATCTCTGAAGGGCCATGATTGGCCAGAAGCTGTGGTAGATTCTGGAATTGAAGAACTGGATAGTCACAGCAGCAGTGATCATCATATGGAAAACCTTGTGAGGGAAAAAGGAGGAGGACAAGAGAAGGAAAGAGGAGGAAGAAGGCGAGAAAGCATGGAGAGTGGGATTGTTGGGGATGGGTTTAAAGGCGACAGACGAGTGTCTCCCGATTCATCACTTTCTCACACAGAGAAATTCGCTCAAAAAGTAAACAGTGCTCAGAAcaatacacacacgcacaaatcCAAATCTCCAAACCTTCCGCCCACCAAAACACACTTGCACAACATGTCAAAGTATCGTGGACATGCAGAGAATGGGCGGACCGGACCATCACTACAGCGGCAGGCAAGCACAGCTCCCGACATATATAGATCAAGGGAAGAGCATGAACTGGGAAGAGGTGGCTATACCGCAGTGAAGATGCCACCATTTATGGACCGCCGTCTGAAGTCACCTCTCTCCAGCGTTAAAGCCAGCATCATTAATGAACTGAGCAGTAAACTACAGCAGTTTGGTGGTTGGCAGGGCCAGGGGCCACAGCAAATTCACAGGTAGAGCatcttggacacacacacaaacactcttgcTCTTACTAGGGTACTGTAACCCACTCATAGTGTAATCTCAACATGGACAAGTGCAAGTTTATTGACACAAATGCCATTTTTCATGAAATACCTTGTATGTACATACCTTAATATACCTTAATATGTTTATTAGTTGTTCCTGCCAAGGAAAGCATTAttactacactgcaaaaaaaaaaaaaagaaaaaaaaaaaaagaaaatcgctACTCAGTATTTTCTTGTTTAATGTAAGCATTAAGACAAAATATTGAGatgttatgcttaaaacaagaaaaagctaTTTGCTTGTaatcttgttttccctttgaattaagtttatttttcttactctatTTGCAAATTCTTATTTTATGCATAAGCCTCACTACATTTTATTAGATTTCTTTATAGTATCTTATGcctttttcaagtaaatgtatcttgttttaatggtgtttagatatttttactggacaataggggtgtaacggtacatgtatttgtCCCGAACCATCACGGTACTGACGTCTctgttcggtgcatgcagtcagatgaaaaatacatctgacacaggcgatccacactccaatccagaagggggcatgCGCGGTAATGCAatgctgtttgctaaccgccacaacaggaaaaagagcagaagaagaagagaccatctatgcaccaacccaaaacaagaatggcttctcctaatgcacaagttttattttttattattctatttattttgtacttttataacacaagagatgcttttcagttttgtagctgattgtgaccaaatattttttatcaaccctacaaaaaaatatggcctatgcaagagtgcattctgttttctgcttagtgcttaatacactaaaggaggctgtactgtaccaactacctcaggggggactaaattagggtgaccatacatcctctttttcggaccttaaaaaaagcGTCCGGGCAGGATTTTTAAATTCacgaaaatgtccaggattcggctttagttgcattatgatgtgcatctggtctaatacttcattgtgtgtgcgcgcatatttgcattgctttaacgcctctttgtaagtcccgccttctcgcacaccaattggtcaattatgagaggcttgcagcaactattggctaaattcctgcctgtcaatctctctgcgaagtgctgttgtgttcggcatcaaacaacttgacagtagcagcaaataatAGCTGattggaaacaatgcccaaacgaaagtgcaaatttacagaagatttgcacaaaaaattcccatgctttcgtccaggttgaGATTCATGGGAAACAGagtgtatgacatgtaaagctggcacttatgtgtcagttgctaataaaggtgcacattagaagcacacattagctctgcaaagcataaaaggtcagcaaaaggtgaaagttcatcaggtaaattaacggactactttttgcgaccaggtaaaattatcacattgcttcattatccatggccattcaaaataatagtaatagtaaatgaaggtacaatcatggcatcaaatattttattttagtacatggacattcaaaagaatgttggaaatatttatatatatatttatgttatgctaatagagtgtattaaagtttgcattcatagtaacactgttttgaaccctattattccacccctcCCCCAATCCCCCTCCGGCgggaaaaaaaaaggtgtcctctttttggaaaaccagaatattttCACCCTAGActaaatgccactaggtggaacaaactgtaatttgcactactatctgtttaaaataaatgaaaagaaacctagcatttgggatttgttgctttttcctgttgtaccgaactcgtatcgaaccgtgaccccaaaaccgaggtacgtaccgaaccgtgacttctgtgtaccattacacccctactgCACAACAAGATAAAATACTGAGTAAGacattttttgggggttttttttataatgtttttttttttggtttttttgctgTGTACTATTGCTTATATTTATGGTAAAGGATTTAgacaaacccctaacccaaagtatTACACTTTagcatttgtgctatggacatgaaatCATGGACACCCCAAATCATgctgcttgttgaggagaggagtGTTATTACTTCTTTGAGCAATCAGACGTAAGATTTTTGGCTGACgaaaaataaaacagacaaaaagatCCCCTAGACTTCTGTTGAAGGAGAGACCTGATCTGTGTCTAGAGACTAGAAAATCAAAGAGGAGTTGGCAATTTTCACTAGAACCAGTAAGAAACCACGcagaacacccttgcaatgcCCTGTGTTACATGTTCTACAGACTCTTGTATTTTCTACTTCGCAGGTTTTCAGTTGATTCCTTAGGCTGTGCACCCCTCCTTCCTCCCACTGCGCACTCTCTCCAGCATTCCTTCACCTCAGACCTACCCCCTAACTCTTTAACATCTAACTGCCCTGCTGCTgctcttaaccctaaccctgtatcctcgtctcctcttccCATGACCCCTCTAACCCCAGCCTTAACTCCCACCCCACTACCTCTGACCCCAGCCCCAGCTCCACCACCTCTCAAAGACTGGACTCCATCAAATTCTCCTATTTCTTTTCCTCATGGGATTCTGTCCCCTCCGTCGTTGCCCCACACCCCTCTGTCTCCCCTCTCCCTCGCTCATGCACCCCTCTCTCCTCCATCGTTACCTCATCCCCCAATTTCTCCAATTTCTCTCTCGCATCCACCTCTCTCTCCTTCCTCCATGACTCACTCTCCCCTCTCTCCATCCTATTCCCAGTATCCATTGTCTCCAAAACATCGCTCAAAGTATCGTGGCAAAGCTTCAGAGTTTTTGTTCTCAAGGCCGGAGCTAAGGCGCTCCGAATCACATTCGTACAGTCAACGACGCAGAGCACCCAGTCCTCTCATCTCCTGCTCGGACCACCCACAACCTGGACCCCCACGGCCATCCTCGCTCCCTCTCTTTCCTTCTACCCCACTCTATGGCTCTCTGTATGAAATACAACCCCCTTTAACGCCCCCTCTAGCAGTCGCCCATCATTTATCAGACCACTTCTTCTCCCAAACTTCTCCTCTGTTCCCGATCCCGTCCCCTGTGGCTCCTTCGAACCCCACGCTGGTCTCCAGCTCTCTCTCCCCGACCAACTTCCTCTCTGgaggctcctccccttcctgtaTGAGCTACCCTCCCCTAACACATCCTCCACCCAATCAGCCCTTTATGTCTAAGCCCCTCCCCTACTGGAGCAAATACGATGTTGCAGATTGGCTGACATACCTTAATCTGGCAGAGCACCGGGAATGTTTTCTCAACAACGAGATCGACGGATCCCACCTGCCATCTCTGACAAAGGAGGACTTCCTGGATCTGGGCGTGAGCCGGGTCGGACATCGCATGAACATTGAACGTGCGCTTAAGAGATTTACAGACAGGTGAGATAGAGGAAGATGGAAGAGAGGGAAGGGAATTGAAGGGTAGATTCATTCAGACGAGTGCCTGATGCTTACGACAAGCAAAGGAGCATCGGAAAGGGATAGGGTTAGttagaaaagttcacccaaaatgaaaattctgtcatcatttactttccccGAATTTGCTCTAAagccatatgaatttctttcttctgtggaacacaaaaggagacattaggcagaatgttaacggcaatgaaagtgaatggtgactgaggctaacaggattggatcaacatgagggtgagaaaattattgaataaatgaaagaattttctgttttaggtgaactatctttaaaagtctttaaaaacacTATTCtttgtttttactaaaaatgGTCAACCGTTTCATATAAATTTTGCTCTGCATGGATAATTATGCCTGCAGCTCTACATAAACATGTAAATACTCTGCCCTCAATGTTTTGTATGCTTACAGTGAAGTTTAGTTAAAGAAGTGTAGTTAAGAATGTAAGACTTTTTCACAAATCTAATCACAAAagtttattcttttatttattttccccttGAAAATATGACCTTAACCTATACATATAGTTTTATTTTGCTCTACCAGTCAAATATTTGGACAcacctattaatttttttttcttcttttttttttcaacattttagaCCAATaatagtcatcaaaactgtgaaataacacaaaataaactATGGCAATTATGCATTGACTACAAAAAATGGGCATTACCTCAAGCAATTTAATGACGTACCCCCtgaaatgctttttaaacaatattgcaGTAGTTCCC
This genomic interval carries:
- the LOC127434275 gene encoding SH3 and multiple ankyrin repeat domains protein 1-like, which produces MTAKVIADTLQQRMLGNTKRFFSSADEKDDEDEEDEEERLKRGKQNGMIDVEEKEHHNHGGRKAEGSKPAAIVIGWQRGDRQPRMVNSAQRGIPHLPSQPTLYHQMTNQPQYHPVLTNQQARRRLMERSMTTVTPVEDSHLAIMLFRIGIPDIKQTKCLRFDPDASVWIAKQQIICTLSESLWDVYNYGLFQPAGDRRDAKFLEEERLLGEFSQSVEKGVPYLEFRYKTRVYKQTNLDEKQLAKLHTKANLKKFLDYVQCGAVEKLSKALEKGLDPNYHDTESGETPLSLAVQGSLSVEGIRVLVLNGAHVDFRSRDGLTPLHKAVRAHNQSALLALLSLGASPDYRDRCGLTPLYHSVLTGGDTSCCEALLYYGAQLGVRDENGWDESHQACQHGFAQHLEHLLFYGADTTSQNASGNTALHICALYNKESCVRVLLYRGANKEIKNKHGQTPFQAAVMSGHFELGEIIKNHNDAEIVPFLETPKYAPHCMDNVPNQAHTAGLQHQYPLLRAKSENMMTTLMDPVALPTAAASMPPAQTQRRASFALRSSSSPRGARTRSPSRGREGGDMEEKQQKQRGRQGGDGGQRKRLYSAVPGRVFVATHSHSAHSEREISLSKGDKVKVLSVGEGGFWEGTVKGHTGWFPADCVEEVLPQNQDPQTESRNEKAKRKLFRHYTVGTYDGLEVPSDYIIKEKTVLLQKKDNEGFGFVLRGAKAQTPVEEFSPTPAFPALQYLESVDEGGVAWRSGLRMGDFLIEVNGMNVVKVGHRQVVNMIRQGGNSLMVKVVMVARNPEIEEMPKKKVPQQSKRLTPPAIALRSKSMTSELEEMASPWKKKSDHTESSQAPEKKRSVYQMALNKLDEILAAAQHSISTPDSQGHRGHGGKKERNKGFTANEQTDEQSGVDMMSSGSEYGYNQAQFTLGHSTQRAMMMRQKSMVVTEEERVHLHPAMKLSRSLSVPGPEDIPPPPDTSAPEPPLSAGGHTDRRAAPTHFYGVPPLPPSHNPSHSQTQHRVQPNSRVETDTSKKGGARIGGLRHGYSNAVPPSDVGAKQSTTQRNQGPVVVKIAGRQVGKGLLVKQRKVEETTSSVDKSSISIPTIIVKAPSTSSSGHSSRASSEDTEPPPELNKEQEEGKPPNSVTTPTPTPPQPPNKPTKLESLGRSTAQREREHYRDSRQRSASFFYSSEEDMLDEQESTETSAETSSSVRLNRSKSIDEGLISGDALSMPPAFGLPQYASATSHQATTFIHPLTGKVLDPTSPLGLALAARERALKDDRHTHKEERHFGRQLSSTGVFPSAISPPKQEPVPPFYNYQSQTSLYLSDAPPTSGGPVPQSRPQSPRMLRLSGGGMESLEWNEKNVADRDERGATKVRFTENQVNQYQTHLQDRDNRTNQYQTYLFDREREGHKRIPPKPPPRRPSFPGKESELSRAGKSPTSNAQETDRAGQKTGDRERESGMEREVEKDLKRGGNLGDGDVMVLPPPAPSVDVDDELVFAEPLPPPIQFANGIEIDMHGMIEYSQKHMEVSGSQSLKESLQMLPKPLQDSMSLPVNTNADSQQTLIHPSAVVHPFIFPPNPLIHPPQLCPKIPTPNPPQSQLPVYSQPPQHLNTIQPQPLPSPQAGDSATSSITSYDSEVANLTQSALSPSLPSLQTFPSSSLPSAPLHQTLPLFYPPQGHSNVSLSYQTLAATAAVVTVTTTMPLESLSSVAVAGDRSLKGHDWPEAVVDSGIEELDSHSSSDHHMENLVREKGGGQEKERGGRRRESMESGIVGDGFKGDRRVSPDSSLSHTEKFAQKVNSAQNNTHTHKSKSPNLPPTKTHLHNMSKYRGHAENGRTGPSLQRQASTAPDIYRSREEHELGRGGYTAVKMPPFMDRRLKSPLSSVKASIINELSSKLQQFGGWQGQGPQQIHRFSVDSLGCAPLLPPTAHSLQHSFTSDLPPNSLTSNCPAAALNPNPVSSSPLPMTPLTPALTPTPLPLTPAPAPPPLKDWTPSNSPISFPHGILSPPSLPHTPLSPLSLAHAPLSPPSLPHPPISPISLSHPPLSPSSMTHSPLSPSYSQYPLSPKHRSKYRGKASEFLFSRPELRRSESHSYSQRRRAPSPLISCSDHPQPGPPRPSSLPLFPSTPLYGSLYEIQPPLTPPLAVAHHLSDHFFSQTSPLFPIPSPVAPSNPTLVSSSLSPTNFLSGGSSPSCMSYPPLTHPPPNQPFMSKPLPYWSKYDVADWLTYLNLAEHRECFLNNEIDGSHLPSLTKEDFLDLGVSRVGHRMNIERALKRFTDRLSSAFSVSTVSSDVQNERIRDEGTQS